In a single window of the Grus americana isolate bGruAme1 chromosome 31, bGruAme1.mat, whole genome shotgun sequence genome:
- the MFSD5 gene encoding molybdate-anion transporter, producing the protein MLLASYSACALLLAACLALELASCRSRPPAAPHHANPAFRRFQRGYYRVYLPALAADWLQGPYLYKLYQHYHFLEGQIAILYVCGFASSVLFGLVSSSLVDRLGRKKSCVLFSLTYSICCLVKLSRDYLVLVVGRVLGGLSTALLFSAFEAWYVHEHVERYDFPTEWIAVTFSRAAFWNNVIAVGAGGTADFFAEWLGLGPVAPFMVSIPLLVLSGVFAVKNWDENYGKKRTFSKTCGDGLKCLLSDHRVLLLGTIQALFESVIYIFIFLWTPVLDPHGAPLGIVFSSFMAASMLGSSLYRLAVSKRYHLQPVHLLSLAVLLVFFSLFMLTFSTNPGQESPAESFLAFLLIELSCGLYFPAMGFLRRKVVPEKDRLGVMNWFRLPLNLLACLGLLVLHDSDRQTGTRSMFGICAAVALLALLAVGRLFALSRHDAELRLPAPPGQADADATPEL; encoded by the coding sequence ATGCTTCTCGCCTCCTACTCTGCCTGCGCCCTCCTCCTGGCCGCCTGCCTGGCATTGGAGCTGGCATCCTGTCGCTCCcgtccccccgcagccccccaccacGCCAACCCGGCCTTCCGACGCTTCCAGCGCGGTTACTACCGCGTCTACCTCCCGGCACTGGCCGCTGactggctgcagggaccctACCTCTACAAACTCTACCAGCACTACCATTTCCTGGAGGGACAAATCGCCATCCTCTACGTTTGCGGCTTCGCCTCCAGCGTCCTTTTTGGGttggtttcttcttctttagtAGATCGATTGGGTCGGAAAAAATCTTGcgttcttttttctttgaccTATTCGATTTGTTGTTTGGTTAAACTCTCCCGGGATTacctggtgctggtggtggggaGGGTTTTAGGAGGGTTGTCCACGGCGTTGCTCTTCTCCGCCTTTGAGGCATGGTACGTCCACGAACACGTGGAGCGGTACGATTTTCCAACCGAGTGGATCGCTGTCACCTTCTCCCGGGCGGCTTTTTGGAACAATGTGATCGCCGTGGGGGCCGGGGGGACGGCCGATTTCTTCGCCGAGTGGTTGGGGTTGGGCCCGGTGGCTCCGTTCATGGTCTCCATCCCCCTCTTGGTGCTGTCGGGGGTTTTCGCTGTCAAAAATTGGGATGAAAACTACGGGAAGAAACGAACTTTCTCCAAAACCTGCGGCGACGGTTTGAAGTGCCTCCTCTCCGACCATCGCGTCCTTCTCCTGGGGACCATCCAGGCGTTGTTTGAAAGCGTCATCTacatcttcatcttcctctggaCCCCCGTCCTGGATCCCCACGGCGCTCCTTTGGGCATCGTCTTCTCCAGTTTCATGGCCGCCAGCATGTTGGGCTCCTCGCTTTACCGCCTGGCCGTCTCCAAGCGTTACCACCTCCAGCCCgtccacctcctctccctcgcCGTCCTCCTCGtcttcttctccctcttcaTGCTCACCTTCTCCACCAACCCCGGCCAGGAGAGCCCCGCCGAGTCCTTCCTCGCCTTCCTCCTCATCGAACTCTCCTGCGGGCTTTACTTTCCAGCTATGGGTTTCCTCCGACGGAAAGTTGTTCCGGAAAAGGATCGTTTAGGGGTAATGAACTGGTTTCGTCTCCCTCTGAACTTACTGGCGTGTCTGGGTTTACTGGTTCTCCACGACAGCGACCGTCAGACGGGCACCAGGAGCATGTTTGGCATCTGCGCGGCCGTGGCACTCCTGGCGCTGTTGGCCGTCGGTCGCCTCTTCGCCCTCAGCCGTCACGACGCCGAGCTCCGCTTGCCCGCGCCGCCAGGACAGGCCGACGCCGACGCCACCCCCGAGCTGTGA
- the LOC129198020 gene encoding interferon-induced protein with tetratricopeptide repeats 1-like isoform X2 — protein sequence MEEAQPKPSLLDSDTIRTAKMSSEQLKEELDALQCHFTWHLGVIGHAGPTHVLQKLAVEIKHTAHQNQAVLLGLQAYLYHLKGQNREALQSLKDAEEHETQDEQQTSTAGSLIIYGNYAWIHYLQGSYEEAQRYLKLIQQLWPPPLDARLIPYIQAQKGWSLLAIRARNGERARECFEVALMLEPENTYFRAGLGMALYFSWSYFWYPDIARKAIIQLERTVLEQPNNYRAKIYLAKLLEHVDIKRSINLIEESAEKSSDPDVLRISAMFWQRRSAERTIKILRRALQQDPGYHLLYQVLAKYYKIQWLNAKEEDKKNILEAAINELKQIVQKHPDLDILFVKLQLAEFYGIRDPPQEEMIYKELQEKRDTLSPKGRQALDLYWGKFFLHKKRSIHEAKVKFMNGYKIPMLTEERKECGWKLIKMARYCSSDDADAIYHFMQETDRHLPAEFAGIGLDGWWEPWAGESRVFFLQS from the exons atggaaGAGGCACAGCCCAAGCCATCACTCCTTGACAGTGACACTATACGCACAGCAAAAATGAG CAGTGAGCAACTGAAGGAGGAGTTGGATGCCCTTCAATGCCATTTCACCTGGCATTTGGGTGTAATAGGCCACGCTGGACCTACACACGTCCTGCAGAAGCTGGCTGTTGAAATCAAGCACACAGCCCACCAAAACCAGGCAGTGCTCTTGGGGCTGCAGGCATACCTGTATCACCTGAAAGGCCAGAACAGAGAAGCTCTGCAAAGCCTTAAAGATGCTGAAGAGCATGAGACACAAGATGAGCAGCAGACATCTACTGCTGGTTCTTTGATTATCTATGGGAATTATGCTTGGATCCACTACCTTCAGGGCTCTTACGAGGAGGCTCAAAGATATCTGAAACTAATTCAGCAGCTCTGGCCACCTCCTTTGGATGCACGGCTGATCCCGTACATCCAGGCCCAGAAAGGCTGGTCCCTCTTGGCCATCAGAGCCCGCAATGGGGAACGTGCAAGAGAGTGCTTTGAGGTGGCATTGATGCTTGAACCAGAGAACACTTATTTCCGTGCTGGGCTCGGAATGGCTCTTTATTTCTCCTGGAGTTACTTCTGGTATCCTGATATTGCAAGGAAAGCCATAATCCAATTAGAAAGAACTGTCCTTGAGCAGCCAAATAACTACAGagctaaaatatatttagcCAAGCTACTTGAACATGTCGATATAAAAAGATCAATTAACTTGATagaagaaagtgcagaaaaaagCTCCGATCCTGATGTCCTCAGAATTTCAGCTATGTTCTGGCAGCGACGGTCTGCAGAGCGAACGATCAAGATATTACGACGAGCCCTGCAGCAGGATCCGGGCTACCACCTGCTCTACCAAGTCTTGGCCAAGTACTACAAGATACAATGGCTTAATGCAAAGGAGGAAGACAAGAAGAACATATTAGAGGCAGCCATCAACGAGCTCAAGCAAATTGTTCAGAAACATCCAGACCTTGACATCCTGTTTGTAAAGCTGCAATTAGCGGAGTTCTATGGCATAAGAGACCCACCACAGGAAGAGATGATCTacaaggagctgcaggagaagaGGGACACCCTGAGCCCCAAAGGGCGTCAAGCCCTTGATCTCTACTGGGGAAAATTCTTCCTCCACAAGAAAAGATCAATTCACGAAGCTAAAGTAAAGTTTATGAATGGTTACAAGATTCCCATGCtgacagaagagaggaaggagtgCGGGTGGAAGCTTATAAAGATGGCTAGGTACTGCAGCAGTGACGATGCTGATGCTATCTATCACTTCATGCAAGAAACCGACCGCCACCTGCCTGCGGAATTTGCTGGAATTGGTCTAGACGGATGGTGGGAGCCCTGGGCTGGAGAAAGCAGAGTATTCTTTTTGCAAAGCTAG
- the LOC129198020 gene encoding interferon-induced protein with tetratricopeptide repeats 1-like isoform X1 gives MAPPKVTLPNPLLKQGHLEQFAHDHVQMAFEYLSVVCCPHRYKRKSLMMSRWSLMSFSLCLFLLVLALGTTKKTLALSSLHPPFSSEQLKEELDALQCHFTWHLGVIGHAGPTHVLQKLAVEIKHTAHQNQAVLLGLQAYLYHLKGQNREALQSLKDAEEHETQDEQQTSTAGSLIIYGNYAWIHYLQGSYEEAQRYLKLIQQLWPPPLDARLIPYIQAQKGWSLLAIRARNGERARECFEVALMLEPENTYFRAGLGMALYFSWSYFWYPDIARKAIIQLERTVLEQPNNYRAKIYLAKLLEHVDIKRSINLIEESAEKSSDPDVLRISAMFWQRRSAERTIKILRRALQQDPGYHLLYQVLAKYYKIQWLNAKEEDKKNILEAAINELKQIVQKHPDLDILFVKLQLAEFYGIRDPPQEEMIYKELQEKRDTLSPKGRQALDLYWGKFFLHKKRSIHEAKVKFMNGYKIPMLTEERKECGWKLIKMARYCSSDDADAIYHFMQETDRHLPAEFAGIGLDGWWEPWAGESRVFFLQS, from the exons ATGGCACCTCCGAAGGTCACCTTgcccaaccccctgctcaagcagggccacctagagcagTTTGCCCATGACCacgtccagatggcttttgaatatctgtCAGTAGTCTGTTGTCCTCACCGTTACAAGAGGAAAAGTTTGATGATGTCCAGATGGAGCCTCATGAGTTTTAGTCTGTGCCTATTCCTTCTTGTCCTGGCACTAGGCACCACTAAAAAAACCCTGGCCctgtcttctttgcaccctcccttcag CAGTGAGCAACTGAAGGAGGAGTTGGATGCCCTTCAATGCCATTTCACCTGGCATTTGGGTGTAATAGGCCACGCTGGACCTACACACGTCCTGCAGAAGCTGGCTGTTGAAATCAAGCACACAGCCCACCAAAACCAGGCAGTGCTCTTGGGGCTGCAGGCATACCTGTATCACCTGAAAGGCCAGAACAGAGAAGCTCTGCAAAGCCTTAAAGATGCTGAAGAGCATGAGACACAAGATGAGCAGCAGACATCTACTGCTGGTTCTTTGATTATCTATGGGAATTATGCTTGGATCCACTACCTTCAGGGCTCTTACGAGGAGGCTCAAAGATATCTGAAACTAATTCAGCAGCTCTGGCCACCTCCTTTGGATGCACGGCTGATCCCGTACATCCAGGCCCAGAAAGGCTGGTCCCTCTTGGCCATCAGAGCCCGCAATGGGGAACGTGCAAGAGAGTGCTTTGAGGTGGCATTGATGCTTGAACCAGAGAACACTTATTTCCGTGCTGGGCTCGGAATGGCTCTTTATTTCTCCTGGAGTTACTTCTGGTATCCTGATATTGCAAGGAAAGCCATAATCCAATTAGAAAGAACTGTCCTTGAGCAGCCAAATAACTACAGagctaaaatatatttagcCAAGCTACTTGAACATGTCGATATAAAAAGATCAATTAACTTGATagaagaaagtgcagaaaaaagCTCCGATCCTGATGTCCTCAGAATTTCAGCTATGTTCTGGCAGCGACGGTCTGCAGAGCGAACGATCAAGATATTACGACGAGCCCTGCAGCAGGATCCGGGCTACCACCTGCTCTACCAAGTCTTGGCCAAGTACTACAAGATACAATGGCTTAATGCAAAGGAGGAAGACAAGAAGAACATATTAGAGGCAGCCATCAACGAGCTCAAGCAAATTGTTCAGAAACATCCAGACCTTGACATCCTGTTTGTAAAGCTGCAATTAGCGGAGTTCTATGGCATAAGAGACCCACCACAGGAAGAGATGATCTacaaggagctgcaggagaagaGGGACACCCTGAGCCCCAAAGGGCGTCAAGCCCTTGATCTCTACTGGGGAAAATTCTTCCTCCACAAGAAAAGATCAATTCACGAAGCTAAAGTAAAGTTTATGAATGGTTACAAGATTCCCATGCtgacagaagagaggaaggagtgCGGGTGGAAGCTTATAAAGATGGCTAGGTACTGCAGCAGTGACGATGCTGATGCTATCTATCACTTCATGCAAGAAACCGACCGCCACCTGCCTGCGGAATTTGCTGGAATTGGTCTAGACGGATGGTGGGAGCCCTGGGCTGGAGAAAGCAGAGTATTCTTTTTGCAAAGCTAG
- the RACGAP1 gene encoding rac GTPase-activating protein 1: METAMLNLRSLYDQLMRQAEVLSEGDEYQFIQLAKTFEEYRRKLQKTEHELVRYKDLLMKTEAERSALDVKLKHARNQVDVEIKRRQKAETDCEKLERQIQLIRELLMCDASGSIQLSEEQKSALAFLNRPQVSVGGSGNKRLSTIDESGSILSDISFDKTDESLDWDSSVVKAVRLKRREKRRSSRQFIEGPPGPQKKTRSIGSTADQGNESIVAKTTLMVPNDGGPIEAISTIQTVPYGLRSRRKSGPLQPWSSESSIGSKQLESKSETDGSSTPQNNGGVRLHEFVSKTVIKPETCVPCGKRVKFGKISLKCRDCRVVAHPECRDRCPLPCIPTLTGTPVRIGEGTLMDFVPSTPPMIPSIIVHCVNEIEQRGLHETGLYRISGCDKTVRELKEKFLRAKNIPLLSKVDDIHAICGLLKDFLRSLKEPLLTFRLNKTFMEAAEILDEDNSVAAMYQAVGELPQANRDTLAFLMIHLQRVAQSPETKMDITNLAKVFGPTIVAHAVPDPDPMTLLQDTKRQPKVVERLLLLPMDYWSQLMMVEQENIDPAHVIENINAYSTPQTPDVKVSMLGPLTTPEQQLSKTPSSSSLSQRVRSTFSKTTPKFGSKSKSTTQLGHQGNFFASPMLK; this comes from the exons ATGGAGACTGCAATGCTGAACTTACGGAGTCTCTATGATCAACTTATGCGCCAGGCTGAAGTTTTAAGTGAAGGAGATGAATACC AGTTTATTCAGTTAGCAAAGACCTTTGAGGAGTATCGGAGAAAATTGCAGAAAACGGAGCATGAGCTTGTCAGGTACAAAGATCTTCTCATGAAAACTGAAGCTGAACGTAGTGCTTTGGATGTGAAGCTGAAACATGCCCGCAATCAAGTGGATGTGGAGATCAAACGAAGGCAAAAAGCTGAAACGGACTGTGAAAAGCTA GAGAGGCAAATACAACTGATTCGAGAGCTGCTCATGTGTGATGCATCTGGGAGCATTCAGCTGAGTGAGGAACAGAAGTCTGCCCTTGCCTTCCTTAACAGGCCACAGGTTTCTGTAGGTGGTTCAGGCAACAAAAG GCTGTCTACAATAGACGAATCTGGCTCAATTCTGTCAGACATCAGCTTTGACAAGACTGATGAGTCACTG GACTGGGATTCCTCTGTGGTGAAAGCTGTCAGgctgaaaaggagagagaagcgG CGGTCTTCCAGGCAGTTCATTGAAGGCCCACCAGGTCCTCAGAAGAAAACCAGATCAATTGGCTCCACAGCAGACCAG GGAAATGAATCCATAGTAGCAAAGACAACTCTCATGGTCCCCAATGATGGTGGCCCAATTGAAGCTATCTCTACTATCCAGACTGTGCCTTATGGTCTGAGAAGCCGGAGGAAGAGTG gTCCTTTGCAGCCTTGGAGCAGCGAGTCAAGCATAGGCAGTAAGCAGCTGGAATCCAAATCAGAGACTGATGGCTCCAGCACCCCGCAGAACAACGGAGGAGTGAGGCTGCATGAGTTTGTTTCAAAGACG GTTATCAAGCCAGAAACGTGTGTTCCGTGTGGAAAGAGagtaaaatttggaaaaatctcTCTGAAATGCAGAGACTGCCGTGTGGTCGCTCATCCAGAGTGTCGGGACCGCTGTCCTCTTCCCTGTATCCCCACCTTGACAGGCACTCCTGTCAGAATTGGAGAG GGGACCTTGATGGACTTTGTCCCTTCTACTCCTCCAATGATCCCTTCCATCATAGTGCACTGTGTTAATGAGATCGAGCAGCGAGGGCTGCATgag ACAGGCCTTTACCGGATATCTGGCTGTGACAAGACAGTGAGGGAACTGAAAGAGAAGTTTCTTAGAgcaaaaaatattcctttgctCAGTAAAGTGGATGATATCCATGCTATCTGCGGCCTTCTCAAGGACTTTCTACGCAGCCTGAAAGAACCCCTTCTCACTTTCCGGTTAAACAAGACTTTTATGGAAGCCGCAG aaatccTGGATGAGGACAACAGTGTTGCTGCTATGTACCAAGCTGTTGGTGAACTTCCTCAGGCCAATAGGGACACCCTAGCTTTCCTCATGATCCACCTGCAGAG ggTGGCTCAGAGCCCAGAGACTAAAATGGACATTACCAACTTGGCCAAAGTCTTTGGCCCCACAATAGTTGCCCATGCGGTACCTGATCCTGACCCTATGACGCTCCTGCAAGACACTAAGCGGCAACCCAAG GTAGTGGAGCGACTTCTGCTGTTGCCTATGGACTACTGGAGCCAGTTGATGATGGTGGAGCAAGAAAACATTGACCCAGCGCATGTAATTGAGAACATCAACGCCTATTCCACTCCACAGACACCAGATGTTAAAG tgaGCATGCTGGGACCCCTCACCACTCCggaacagcagctctccaagACGCCGTCGTCTAGCTCCCTGTCCCAGAGGGTCCGGTCTACCTTCAGCAAAACCACCCCCAA ATTTGGGAGCAAAAGCAAGTCTACAACCCAGCTTGGGCATCAGGGCAACTTCTTTGCCTCTCCTATGCTGAAGTGA